The Hevea brasiliensis isolate MT/VB/25A 57/8 chromosome 9, ASM3005281v1, whole genome shotgun sequence nucleotide sequence AATCTTTAGCCATTGATGTCTTTTGGTCACCGAATTAATTAGGTTTGAGAATATATAGGATATTTCGAAGAAATGGCACTACCAGAAATGAGGAAATTCGAGGCTTCCTTCATTTGATTTTGGTTCTGTATAATCCCACGTAATCTGCATTCCATGTAATTTTTTCGCTATTAAACATTTTTCTTTGAGACTTCTTCATTTCGATTAAATCTTATGCATGATCTCTCAGGTTTTGATACAGATAATTCTCTTAAAAATATTCCATTTAGGATTTACGATTCATAATCCCACTATGATAATTAGAATTACTTCATAATCGATGAAGAAATAttgatttattaaatatttaaatcattTAATATTTTAAGATAGGTATTATAatactttattaaaatatttaatcctTTAAGAATAAATCAtagaaattttattaaattgtAAGTTTTAATCTCCCtagtaaatttatatttatatcttaatttttgattttcatTTTCTTAAATTATCAATATAATCCATTTCAAGTTAAGTCAAAATATCATTAAAACCTAGGCTttagcaatttaattttcctagaTTATTTTAGCAAATTGAGATTCTTTAGGATACCTATCACACCTTAAAAATTAAAACTATAGGAAATTTAATTATTCATTGTATTAAAAAAATTGGAATGAGACGGTAACTGATGGAATATCTCCAAAACAGAAATTTGTAGTTATAATCATTATTCAAATTGCCTAACCATCTAAATTCAGACCTGTGAGTCGTTAGAAAGCCTTTTGAAATAATCCTTTAACCTAAAGCATAAAAGGAGTATTCTTGTTTGCTTTGAATATCATCGCTCAACCTCATGAGTTCTTTGAAAAATGATAAATGAGTTAATTGCCATGTTAGATTTTAAAATCTCCATAAGAAACCCAATAGCAAGAATCTCGTTATTCTAGTGAAGTAATATAAGAAAGTATTTCAAACATAAAAAGTTAATTGTGATGTTGCGTAACCACAATCTCATGCCATATGTTTTTTTCGCGATGTTTTAATCCATAAGAATAATAAcgcataaaattatataatactaATTAGTATTTTTGATTCAATAATTATATCCTcacaatataataatttaatagccTAAAAGAtagtattttctttaaaatttctcaatttttaaggATGCCATTAACATCCTTGTTAATCTAACTAGATTTTTCTACTTTAAACCCTTATAAGGAATTTGAATTCAGCTATGATTCAAACTTTCGTAcctgaatcactatggatttttttATGACTTATTACTTTAACTTGCTCTATTACCAGAGAactttatgaatttttttatcaTCAAGGGCAGTaacctttttgttttttttcacAATTTACCCTTATTAATGTTTGTTTTATCCTTTACTTTTTTTAACTTTGGATTCTTTAACCATAGATCTAGTGCAGTTTGCCTTGCTTTTTGTTTTGTCGGAAATTCACTCATCCTTTATTCCAATCGAATTAATCGCAATCTGTGATTTTATTTCTTTCTCGAATTATTGAGATGTTTCTTTAACTAATTAGAAGAAGTTTATCTTTTATTCCTTATAATCTTTActctttacaatttttttttcatttaagtgTTTAATTATCTTCTTAATTTGGTTTAAAAGAGTTTTTGATTATCATCTATCATCTAAATaattttgcaattaaattgtgtatttagatttaaatatttaaaaattaaatcttttgtatttacttattgaaattcttataggcatttaaaattaaaaatttaataaatcccAAATGGTGTTTTAAACTTTGGAATTACAGCTAGTGTTAAATGCCAATAATGGctcaatctaaatttttttacaaTCATTTTGAAAAACGATGGGAATTTATTTCCAATTTTTATATCGGCATCTTTTATCTTTCTTCGTACTTCATATTTAATCggcttattattttataattctttATGCGTTTTATTACTATATTCTGGCTACTTCATTTCTCATTTAATAATTGATACCATGGGCTGATATTTTTTTCTAATTCCTTATAAgctttttttaaatttgttttttgTTTTATAAATTTCTTGATTTCTAAATGTCTAAATAACATTCCCTTAAGAATGGATCGATGcacttttttttcatttttaatttgtcCATGGGGCCAGTTTGCTATATGCTTTttgtttttatcatttttttgcCTCACTTTTGCCCCTTTTAAACCTGCATTTCTGGCTTTTCTAATTAAAAAGCATTTCTTTCTCTCATTGCTTCTCCTTCTAAAATCTTCTCTAAATAACTTTAATTTTTTCCTTCCTATCAAAGGTAATTTCTTTTTCTATTATATATTTAATGAATGGGAAATAATAAACAGAATTTGTCCTAAACAATCATTTAAGATTATGGATCAAATAGATATGCAACAAAATCAGATTCTTTCATACTGGAAAGATGAATTTCGTACGCCATTTTTCaagataaaaataattttcaaacaaatttctTGCTTTTTTGTGTAAGTATTTGAAGGAAATTTGTTTTCGCGCCATTTCAAAACATATACCTTACAGTAACAACATAGATTTTTAtagattatatttttattttgttttgaacAGATATATCTCTTTAGTTATGCATTTTTGAGTTTATTATATTTCAAGTATCGTTGATGTTCAATTTTTGATtttctattatttatttaatagctATAGTTCTTTGTGAGAATTGATCTTCtgaaaatgaattattggaactaTCTTTTTTACTAAGATAACTTTTCTTATTTTTACGATATAATGATtcactatttaattaattttttcgaCTTCTTgtatttttagttctttctttattttaattaatttgttttttaagattctctttttctttttttaattctttcttgtttttttcttcttttttttttttctttttttatctaTTAATTCTATTATTCTCTATAATtcttcctttttaacaatttttattttctaaaacttttaaatttagaGTCAATATTGAAACAGCAATGATCAATTTCCAAATAAGAAAATAAACTTATAAGATCAAATTTTTTAAATCTGAgtcctaaaaaaaataaaaagaagtagaaggaaaaaaaaaaaaaaaaaaaataaaattgatcaaAACAAATTACAAAAAGCAGAAAAACAAATAAAGAatattctcaaaaaaaaaatgtttaatttatcgcaataaaaaaaaaaataaatgattagTATCACATGATTAGTAGTGTAATTTATAAAAAGCatcataaattttttaaataaatttttagtaattaatATAGAAAAGAAATACCTTATCGGAAGATTGAAAGCATTTTTCCTAAATGCGAtctgaataaaatttaaataatccaATAACaagaaattttttttcttaaaaataaaaatggttattAAATTGGTAAGACCACCACAAAATTAATGTTTCATAAAATAATAGAAATAGGACTTTTCTCCAAATGAAGTCCAAAACCAAAAGCCCCTTAACCAAAGTCAAAAAACTCATGAAAATAGGGTGGGTGGTGTCTAAGATCAACGATAGTTACTAAGAAACAACATGAAATAGGGCTGTGTCCCTAAGATTTAACTATTACtgctaaataaaaatttagactTAATGTAAAACCTAGTGTAAAAGAACAGAAAgcttaattaaatcaaaataaaattcttttatttaaaagaaagaatgcaaaaagttataaaaaatttttataagttaaaatGATCAAGTGCAAGTTAGattgaaagaaaataaagaaaagattGTAAAGCAAAAAAAGATGTTATTAGGGAAAGAAAACTCATTGAAAAGATTTGTGACTTTTTTGAGCTTTAAGAAACATTCTTTCATTCATTTCGATTCAAAGGCATCTTAAATTTATAGTTGAATCATTGAATGTTCAAATTACATCTAATTTAATCTCATGGACAAATTTGAGAGGCATGCATAGTAATTTCTCCGAAAGAGCTCAATCGATTTAATTCATGAGAATAAGTCTTTCAAAATTAGTTATGTAAAGTACAGAATAAGACAAAACGACACGCCAAACGCCGAACTTATAGCAATCCAATTGCTATGGGCTACCATCTTATACCAGTTAAAACATGACACACTGATCCCTTATTAGATAGCAAACTTCTTCGATTACATTCTTCAGTGTGTTCAGGTTTGCCCAGAAAACACTTATTACTATTTAAATGATTAATGAGGTTATTAAAATGGTCTTCTCTGAATATGCAAATTAATCAAATAATGGATTGCACGTCATGAAGTGTCAGATTCAGTTAATTCTTATATAAATTGGAATTATCTGCTGACTATGtgcaatttaaattaaattttaagttaaacTTGTAAAAGGGTACCTTAATTTATGAAATTTCAATTTCCATCTTTATTTTTATGGATCACAATTCCAGACGGATTTAGAACTATAGGAATTTCCATCTTGGTTAAAGAAATGAGTAAATTTCCATCTTGGTTTTAATTTTCTAACTTTTAAGGTAAATGTATTCTAATAAAGTATTAAAGGATTCATCAAAAGTAGCATGGATGATTACAAAGGAAATAAGAAAATCAATTCAAATTTCATTATTTTAAGCAAAGATATTAATATTAAAAGATGAAATAAACAAAAAAGGATAATGGATTGAATACTTTAACTATAAAATAATGAATCCTATAATTGATTCTTTTAAGGATGATGGCTATTTCTTAACAGTGCTAGTCCCATCAAATCCTAGGTTACATGTGCAATCAAAAAGCAAAGGACTGATTCAACTTCCTCATAAAAAATCGTCTTATCAAATTCAAAAAGACAGCAAAGTACCGGCTCAAAAGATCAAGACTTCACAAAAAAGACAAAGAAAAAATTTCAAAAGTCAAATAAAAAACAAAAGGCAAAAAAGACAAAAAAGAATGCGAATGCGAAATAAAAGATAAAAGTGAAAAAGATGGACACTAACACAAAAtgacattattaaaaaaataagaccgaaagaaaagataaaaatgcgaaaaaaaaatagaaagaatCACCCATCAATTAGAAAAGATTCCTGAGAAAatggaaaataaaaagttaattttaaatgaaatttgaCTAAGTTTATAAAGTCAACAATGAATGGTCTATTATGAAACAAATAAtgaaagataaaataaaatgagtAGGATGAGATAATCAAGGATGGGCGTGTAAATTGTGACATTAAAGGTATCAATATCCCTCTCGTCTATAAATCTTAAAATAAGGAAATAAAGTAGCATCCTCTATCAACTCTAAAGTTCAGGTATAAGGCATGAAGAATTCTTCGACTTCTGGAAGTAATCCTCTGCAAAAGGAAAGTTCAAAATGAtctttttgtaattattttttgtAAGTTTTTTTTGCATTTAAACTTCTTAAATAAGTAAGTGTGTCTTGTGGCCAATCTAAGTTTTAAAATatatcatcttcttcatctcaataaaatattctaaatttttttcATCTCAATCTTCttgttttttaaagaaaaaagatGCTTTGATTAATTAAGATCAGGATCTAAACTAAAAACAAGAGACTGAAACCAAAAACTGCTTAGTTGTTGAATATGGACAACCATACTTTCTATATTtttgttctttttatttttcactaTCACCATGACTCTTATTTATATATACTCTTTCATAATCCTTAAGAGTTCAAAGCTCTTTATGTATCATCAGTATCTTTTCCgagtttaaatatttattatataagtATAAGCAATCTATTAGGATCATCATAAGTATGCTCGTGACTTGCTCCTTATATTAATGAAACTTCTTAATTTTACGtctcataatttttattaatcttcactTGTCTTATCACAGAATAATGACGTGAGTTAGTAACAAAACATAGTTACATTTAGAATGAAGATACAGATTTTTCAAATGAGTTTGTAATGAGTGGAGATAGAGCTGATTATTGAGTCTTGTAGAGATATAATGTTTGGAGGGATTATTATTTTAGTTAAGAGTTAATAAATTTAttagtctttatttattaaataagtttTTTCATATATTATTTCTCATATATTCATTTGAAATCATCAGCATGTACGTAAAATGGTAAGCCCTTACTTAGTCGGGCCCTTCATTGTTGAAGGTAGAGCAAGCATAACCACATACATACTACTGGTGTTAGATCTCGCGTCGAAAAATCGCGTCTCGGTTGATATCGAGCTTCCAGTTAGATAGTAGTTTTGATTAGTGGATTCTAGTAAAACCCCCAAGTCGTATCCTTGACCATTGGAGGCGTGAATGGCGTTTAGGCATGGGAATTATTTGTCGTTGAATGATCTTAAAAACAAATGGACAGTCTTCTCCTGTATCACGGTAGCTCTGAAGACGTGGGTCCAGTATTCAAgagaaaacaaaaacaaaaaatcaaaaaataaaaataaagaaatattgtTATTATCTAATATAGAAAATAAGTTAAATAATTGGAAGTTACCTCCTATTTCATCAAGTCTAATATATAAGTCTAGTAATAGTTTTATCTTTAAATCTGACTGTCATAAAAACTGTAGAACAAGCTACTCGTATCCATGAAGGATTAAGCTCTAGGAGTCTATTTTCCGAAGAACTTCTGACAAAACATCAGAAAGAATATTCTTTCCTACATATAGGAATGATTCAAGTTGCTCTAAAACCTGCAACTAGATTAGGCTTAAATACCCCAGCCTTAATCTGTGTTTGAGACAAAAGACATAATAATTTCAATGATTCCTTATTAGGAATAGCAGAATCGTCTCTGTGTGATGGCCCGATTTATTTTTCGTGCTATCTCAATTTTACTTTTTACTATCTCTGTAAGAGATCCTCATGTAATGAAAGCCTTATCCTTAGACATAAAAACCTCAGGATATGACATGTTACCATTTTATCAAAGAAAACAAAACTTCTTTACAAAACTCTAATAGTTAAAAACAATACTCAAATTTCAACACAGCAAAACAATATTTGAGGTAAGAGATATGGATTATTACCTGAGTAGCAATCCATCAGTCATGTACTTAATCCTTGTAGAGCTGGAAGTTTTGTCATCAAACCTGATGGAATATCCAACCTTTCGCCCCAATTCAACCCCACATTCCTCCGCCACTCGTTTTGCCACGGTGACCGCTGCAACACGTCTGGGTTGAGTTATCCCAATAACTTTTCCATCTTGACAGAACCCAGCACTGAATAAAAACTGAGGTAATTCTACAAATAAAATAGCGAaaagtattaattaaattaaaaaaaaaatcatccacCAAGCAAACAGAAAAGAACAATCTTACGAGTTGTTTTTCCACTTCCACTTTCACCAACAATGATCAAAATATCATGGGTATTAACCCCCTCAACTAGTCGTtccttaacttaaaaaaaaaaaaaagttaatgaaCAAAAATCAGCACAAATTTCAGTGTGAAACACAAGAATAGAATGATAAAATAGGTGTGGAAGAAGACCTGATGCTATTGGTAGAGACTCTCTCTGCCTCTCAATCCTTTCTCTCCTGCATTTGACTTAAAGTCACATTAATTCTAAAAAAACTTGGAAAAGAATTGAAAAAAAGGGAGAATTTTACTTGGCCAGAGAATCAGGATTGTGAGGTTTATTGGGAAAGTTGGAGTGAGGCTTTTGGGTTTGAGGATTGTTTCTGGGTCCATTTTGCACAATTGAAGGCATCACTCTTCTCTCCGACTCTGAGAAAAGGGAACAAGGAAGCGGAGGCCGAAGGGGACAGAGAGACCCTGGAGTTGCacaggagaagaaaaaaaaaataaacgggTTAGAAGGAAAATGTAGGATGTAGGATTCTATTTTAAAGGGTAAATTACAACTAATCTCTGAAGTTAGTAAAACCcacatattaatttattataaacatataaaaaaaattaaaagttatagttatatatatatatatatatatatatatataggatgaacataataactaatttttaattattatttataatatttttatatttatttattattttataattttaaataatttattaatttaaagaaaaagacTTTAcagttaataaattttaaatgaataatatagtataaataaatattaaatcaaATAAGTTAATAggtaataaataattattctaaaaattaaattgatataaATTATAGCTCATAAATATCCTATTGTTTATCAGTTATTAGCtgtaattttgataaatttactAAATTGATTAATACACTTATTCCTATATTtatcaattattaattatattcaaaaattaaaccaaaTACTCTCCCTTGAATTTtgattagttaaaaaaaaatttcaatatcCGTAATGGGATTAAGGTATATCTCACTTACTACCACCACCAAAGAGGTATCCCAGAGAAGATCCACCACCAGGGGCACCATGGACTTTGGCTGAAGGTCGATCCTGAATCCAGTTAGAAAATTGTTAGGCAAAGGCTACTGAATGACAACATAGAGAAATATCTTTGCATGCAATGAAAAGCAATTAAGCTTTATTTTGGTGTTTAAAAGCAGCTCTCAAGAAAGGTTCTCGAAGCACCATAAACAATTACTTGGACATAATATTTTGAATTGTTCAAATCTGCCTTCAATCAAGCTTCATAATGTTCCCATTAACCCTTGCTCAAAAGGAAGGCAGTGGAATGCATATGCCTAACACCATTAGGAAGTTGAAAGGTTTTAAAATGTGGAACTATCAAAAGCATGACTCAAATAATTGTTCTTATTCAACTCTTATAGTAAACATCACTTTTTGGATGCTAATATCATGCCACTGATTATTCTCATGATAAGCCTTCACCAAAAAAACACACGACTGCCACACAAAAGATGGAGTTGAGATAACTAAAGAATCAATGAAGATCATGTAGGACGTATTCTAATTTAACGGCATAAATCAATTGATGATAAACTATGTTCAACTTCAACACGAACCCACACACCCACACCTCGTCTTCTCTCCCTTTTCCCATCTAAATGCTTTTTTGAAATCTCCTTCCCTTTTCAGAGTGAGGGCTCAGTTTAAGTATCCAGTTACAACATATGAATACTGCCACCAGAATCGTTTTAGAAAGACTAAGAAAGATTAATGGTTATTGGCCTAAATATAATAAACCTCAACTCAGAAATCCATCATAAAACACTTGAGAGGGATTTTGActtcaaaaaaaagaaaatagtttTGGAAGTTGCAATGAAAAAGAGTTAGTAAAAACACCTAAGAAAATGTCTACACTTCACTAAGTGGAAGTTTTACACAAGAAATTTTATTGCTAAAAATTCAGAAGTGCATACCACACAAATCCCAGAAATTTGGAACAATAAAGGCCCTCCTGGACCACAAATATTGTGTAACAAATTGAAAGGATACTGCTTCTGTACGTATTTATGCATGGTAGTCCTTAGCCAGGTAGTCCCACTTCATTCCAAGAAAACAAACGAAACTTCACAAATCCAATCAAATCAAGTATGCTGCTTCATCTTAAATAAGATTCATGAGACATCATGAAggtgaaaaaaatttaaaacaccTAAAACACTGCATAGACAACAAATGCAAATGGTAAACCATTTGCACTTTACAAAACAAGCATAGTATAATCACTACGAATCATACCGTGATGAAGTTTCCAGCATTTTGGCCATCTGCCCGCATATAGTTGTTTGCAGAAGAACTATTAATACCAGCAGGAATCTGCTTGTTGGCATCTATTGGTTGAGGGGCAACGGCAGGTTTGGAGGGAGGCACATTATTCACTGCCTGGACATCATCTGGAGCAGGTTGAGCACCATTTGTGGAAGGCTTTGGAGCTTCTCCACTCCCAAACAGATAGCCCAATGAACTTTGGGCCCCCCCACTG carries:
- the LOC110649628 gene encoding protein SPIRAL1-like 2, with protein sequence MGRGVSSGGAQSSLGYLFGSGEAPKPSTNGAQPAPDDVQAVNNVPPSKPAVAPQPIDANKQIPAGINSSSANNYMRADGQNAGNFITDRPSAKVHGAPGGGSSLGYLFGGGSK